From a single bacterium genomic region:
- a CDS encoding SRPBCC domain-containing protein: MIEHDVELPVPPAEVLSWFLAPEKLARWLCKEARVEPRVGGRYELFWDPTRPEVNSTLGCKVLEYEPGKLKVSWAGNEEQLEFMEPGSTTVAVSVEAAGSGCRLRLEHYGFGDCDRWLKAERWFDVAWKNALNRLKETV; this comes from the coding sequence ATGATAGAGCACGATGTTGAGCTGCCGGTTCCACCCGCCGAGGTTTTAAGCTGGTTCCTCGCCCCGGAGAAGCTCGCCCGGTGGCTGTGCAAAGAAGCCCGCGTGGAGCCCCGGGTCGGCGGCCGGTACGAGCTCTTCTGGGACCCGACGCGGCCGGAGGTGAACAGCACCCTGGGCTGCAAGGTGCTGGAGTACGAGCCCGGGAAGCTTAAAGTCTCCTGGGCCGGCAACGAGGAACAACTGGAGTTCATGGAGCCCGGCTCGACCACCGTGGCGGTGAGCGTGGAGGCGGCCGGTTCCGGCTGCCGCCTGCGGCTCGAGCACTACGGGTTCGGGGATTGCGACCGCTGGCTCAAGGCCGAACGCTGGTTCGACGTCGCCTGGAAGAACGCCCTGAACAGATTGAAGGAAACCGTTTAG